Genomic segment of Oncorhynchus tshawytscha isolate Ot180627B linkage group LG13, Otsh_v2.0, whole genome shotgun sequence:
ccaccatggacagacgcccacccggaccctccctattgttttgaggtgcgttcgggagtccgcaccttagggggggggggttctgtcacgccctggtcgaagtattttgtgtttatcttcatgtattgggtcaggccagggtgtggcatgggtttttgtatgtggtgtgtatatattgggattgtagctagtggggtgatctagcaaagtctatggctgtctggagtggttctcaatcagaggcaggtgtttatcattgtctctgattgggaaccatatttaggcagccatattctttgagtttgtcgtgggtgattgtccttcgtgtccttgttcctgtctctgtgttagtttacactagtataggctgtttcggttttcattacatTTCCACGTTTGTTTTTTGTAGTGTTtaatattgattcgtgttttacgcttgttcattaaacatggatcgcaatctacacgctgcattttggtccgactctccttcacaactagaaaaccgttacatttcTCTTTAGAGTACAGCCTGGCCAACTGCACTTATAGCTGATGACAGCATTTATGAGAATGTACTGTAGCAACACCAAGACAAACAATATTACTGAAACATTCTGCAGGGCCTGTTTGAAAAATGCAAACCAaggatgtcccaaatggcatcctattcccatatggctctggtcagaagtagtgcagtaTACAGGGATAAGGGGTGATTTAGGACACATCACAACTCCCCAATAAGACAGGGTGGAGGTTGTCCAAGCCAGGAAATACATGCAGACAATTCAGCTGAACCAGTCACCAACTCCCCATGCTTCTAATACacaactgggcacagacgtcaattcaacatctattccacattggttcaacgtaatttcattgaaatgacgtggaaacaacattgattcagaggtgtgtgcccagtgggaacccCGTTTCCCTCCATGATGAGATTAAAACcggcacagagagggagagagagatggggaggggggtggtcagagagagcgagagagagtaagagaagagGTCAGAGGgtcacagagagcgagagagagatttacagcaGGTCAGCCCTGAGGTGACCCCGGCCAGCAGCCCTCCTGGACCAGAGCTGGGATGCAGAGGTCAATGGTCGGTCTGGGAAAATGTATCCcacatggcaccatattccctaatagtgcattacttttaaccagagctctatgggccctggtcaaaagtagtgcactaaataagtaATAGAGTGCTATTTGTTGCCACAGACCATTTCCTGTGCTGGCTGGTGTTCTGGAACAGGGTCAGAACGCAGGTGTGACAGAAAGCTGAGTGGGGAGCAATGGAAATGAAATAAAGACTGGTGGGGGTGTAGCACCACACTAAAACATACAGTGCTAAGAGCCTGTACGGGTTCACTATTCTCTAGACCAGAGCTGCTGTCTGTCTTCTACTGTCTCATTATGTCCTCATGGACCATACTGCTGCAGTCTGTCTTCTACTGTCTCATTATGCCCTCATGGACCATACTGCTGCAGTCTGTCTTCTACTGTCTCATTATGCCCTCATGGACCATACTGCTGCAGTCTGTCTTCTACTGTCTCATTATCCCCTCATGGACCATACTGCTGCAGTCTGTCTTCTACTGTCTCATTATGCCCTCATGGACCATACTGCTGCAGTCTGTCTTCTACTGTCTCATTATGCCCTCATGGACCATACTGCTGCAGTCTGTCTTCTACTGTCTCATTATGCCCTCATGGACCATACTGCTGCAGTCTGTCTTCTACTGTCTCATTATCCCCTCATGGACCATACTGCTGCAGTCTGTCTTCTACTGTCTCATTATGCCCTCATGGACCATACTGCTGCAGTCTGTCTTCTACTATCTCATTATGCCCTCATGGACCATGAGGATGGGGCCTGTGTGATGGAGGGAGTTGGTTGGGGCCTGTGTGATGGAGGGAGTTGGTTGGGGCCTGTGTGATGGAGGGAGTTGGGGTTGGTTGGGGCCTGTGTGATGTAGGGCGTTGGGGTTGGTTGGGGCCTGTGTGATGGAGGGCGTTGAGGTTGGATGGGTTGGTTGGGGCTTGTGTGATGGAGGGAGTTGGGGTTGGTTGGATCCTCTGTGGCGGGATGGGGATGGTTGGATCCGTTGGGGTTGGTTGGGGCCTGTGTGATGGAGGGAGTTGGGGTTGGTTGGATCCTCTGTGATGGAGGGCGTTGGGGTTGGTTGGGGCCTGTGTGATCCTGTGTGATGGTTGGGGTTGGTTGCGTGATGGAGGGGTTGGCTGGCTGGGGCCTGTGTGATGGATAGAGTTGGGGTTGGTTGAGGCCTGTGTGATGGAGGGAGTTGGGGTTGGTTGGATCCTGTGTGATGGCGGGAGTTGGGGATGGTTGGATCCTGTGTGATGGCGGGCGTTGGGGTTGGTTGGGGCTTGTGTGATGGAGGGCGTTGGGGTTGGTTGGATCCTCTGTGATGGAGGGCGTTGGGGTTGGTTGGGGCCTGTGTGATGGAGGGAGTTGGGGTTGGTTGGATCCTGTGTGATGGAGGGCGTTGGGGTTGGTTGCACCCTGTGTGATGGAGGGCGTTGGTTGGGGTCTGTGTGATGGAATAAGGAGTTGGGGTGTGTTTGTGGCTGTTGTGTGCTGTGTTTTTACAACTTGCGTTTTACAGCTGCTGTTAAACAGCATTGGGTCCACGGTTCCTGCAGTTGGAGTTATTAGATAAGAAACCTAATATAAATCAGAGCCGAGGGGTCTGGCAGGCTGGGGAAAGCAGGGGAAAGGAGAGCCGTGACGCTGGGCGACAGGACTAATTCTTTCAGTGTGTCAGGGTTGCCGGGAGGTTGCTGAGGGGTTGCCGGGAGGATAAGGTGATATCAGGTGTCCAGCCTCTGGTTCTGTCGCCTAAACTCAAGTTTCCtatgtttccccctctctcctatcctcctccacattcactctgtttccctctctcctatcctcctccacattcactctgtttccctctctcctatcctcctccacattcactccgtttccctctctcctatcctccaccacattcactctgtttccctctctcctatcctcctccacattcactctgtttccctctctcctatcctcctccacattcactctgtttccctctctcctatcctcctccacattcactccgtttccctctctcctatcctccaccacattcactctgtttccctctctcctatcctcctccacattcactctgtttccctctctcctatcctccaccacattcactccgtttccctctctcctatcctcctccacattcactccgtttccctctctcctatcctccaccacattcactccgtttccctctctcctatcctcctccacattcactctgtttccctctctcctatcctcctccacattcactctgtttccctctctcctatcctcctccacattcactccgtttccctctctcctatcctccaccacattcactctgtttccctctctcctatcctcctccacattcactccgtttccctctctcctatcctccaccacattcactccgtttccctctctcctatcctcctccacattcactccttttccctctctcctatcctccaccacattcactccgtttccctctctcctatcctccaccacattcactccgtttccctctctcctatcctcctccacattcactccttttccctctctcctatcctcctccacaTTCCCCGTTCAActtttctccttctctgttttctcctctccttttctgctCCATGttcagtctgtttctccctctgatCTCTTCTACTCCTCTAACTTCAGtccatttctcccttctcctctttcacTCACACTTACCCCTCTCACAGACAGGCCAGAAAGAGGAACAGCACTTGCTGGACAAACCATACAGCAACACTATGCAAGTGCACTCACAATATAACGCAACCACCAAGCTGAGGTAATGATGTCCTGTCAATGGTGTTTATTATAGACAACACTGACCTCTGCTGGACATTCAATTGGATTTTAACTGATAGGGTTTATAAGTGGAGTGTATCCACAAAACAGCTGACTTTATGAGCATATGCATTTTCTGTTTTTCAAATCAACACACTTCAGAATGCAAAAGGAATACTCTGTAAAACATCCAAATCATCCGACCAACCAGAGAAATGGTAGGTTGAATGTCCATTTAGTTTTCGTCTGAAGTTCAACTTTGCCCTAATTTGGCAAAAATGTTGTCTGAAGTAGTAGCAACTTGGTTGAAAGAATAAGTGAGCCAAGCCAACTGGTCTTAGACTGCTGTTTTTTAGACTGCTGCTTTAAATATAATGTCAAACCACAGATATTTTCCATTGACCTCAGCAACGAGACATGCTGATTCCAAAGACAAGGgatgtgtcacaaatggcaccctatatattgcactacttttgggtGCCAttgttgtgcactatatagggaatagggtgccatttgccatGCACAAAGAGCTTCCAAAATGTCTTGTGTGGTTTTCTGGCTTTGCATCCTGTCGCTAGGAATAAGGACTTCTGGTACTAATCTGCATTTTAGTCACTAAGGGAAAAATATGGGCAACGGTTAGGAACAAATATGGTTCTGTGGTGAGACAGCTATCTATctcagaaatgtaataatgtgtgcTATATGCAATGCAGGCAGTAAAGACAGAGCTAAGGAGcatgtctgttgaaacagctagttcaaatcaaatcgtacTGATCgggtacacatattttgcagaagTTATCGCAGGTGACGCGAAAGGCTCATGTTtcaagctccaacagtgcagtatacctaacaatacaaaaaaaaacaccactcaaaaaataataataaaataataataataataatatcaagacgagcaatgtcagagtccagaacgcacacatacagtaccagtcaaaagtttggacccacctactcattcaagggtttttctttatttttactattttctacatcgtttAATAAcaatgaagacatcaacactttgaaatagcaaatatggaatcatgtagtaaccaaataagtgttaagcaaatttgagaatctaagtagccaccctttgccttgatgacagctttgcacactcttggcattctctcaaccagcttcacctggaatgctttccaaaagtcttgaaggagttcccacatatgcttagcacttgttggctgat
This window contains:
- the LOC121838960 gene encoding extensin-like gives rise to the protein MLFNSSCKTQVVKTQHTTATNTPQLLIPSHRPQPTPSITQGATNPNALHHTGSNQPQLPPSHRPQPTPTPSITEDPTNPNALHHTSPNQPQRPPSHRIQPSPTPAITQDPTNPNSLHHTGLNQPQLYPSHRPQPANPSITQPTPTITQDHTGPNQPQRPPSQRIQPTPTPSITQAPTNPNGSNHPHPATEDPTNPNSLHHTSPNQPIQPQRPPSHRPQPTPTPYITQAPTNPNSLHHTGPNQLPPSHRPQPTPSITQAPSSWSMRA